From the Gadus chalcogrammus isolate NIFS_2021 chromosome 15, NIFS_Gcha_1.0, whole genome shotgun sequence genome, one window contains:
- the LOC130404415 gene encoding cardiolipin synthase (CMP-forming)-like has translation MFRIRRSAVRLCQRGETLCPRGDAGSLSRGQGGSARQANRCRPETSSWRTPQTPVNQGTRPKQFRGHLQISACTETNLNAHYCRTSPWLRPNGNPQVNPALLRGGPGWPLAHVQPLLRGLPGWPGVPPLLRSPGARGLCSGKSRPTQDIDPSPEQNESQGSSVHVPGHGLFKFKELHENPWTVPNLLCVCRIVLSPYLGYLIIHQHFYLSLALFTMAGATDMLDGYIARTWPNQKSALGSALDPLADKILISVLYASLTYAQLIPAPLTALVIFRDIGLIAAVFWVRYKTVPPPVTLSKFFNPCYTTAQLKPTLFSKVNTAIQLLLVAASLAAPVFKYTDSLLLQSLWYVTAVTTAASGYSYWHYGRKTVQVLNTKSP, from the exons ATGTTTCGTATCCGGAGGAGCGCCGTGCGGCTGTGCCAGCGGGGCGAGACGCTGTGTCCGCGGGGGGATGCAGGGTCGCTGTCAcggggtcagggggggtcagCGCGTCAGGCAAACAGGTGTCGCCCTGAGACGTCATCGTGGCGGACCCCGCAGACACCGGTCAACCAAGGCACAAGACCGAAGCAGTTCAGAGGCCATTTACAGATATCTGCCTGCACGGAAACAAATCTAAACGCGCACTATTGCCGGACTAGTCCGTGGCTGAGGCCGAATGGGAACCCTCAGGTGAACCCGGCCCTCCTCCGGGGAGGTCCCGGCTGGCCTTTGGCCCATGTCCAGCCCCTCCTCCGGGGGCTTCCTGGCTGGCCTGGGGTCCCGCCCCTCCTCCGGTCCCCCGGGGCTCGTGGGCTGTGCAGCGGGAAATCCCGGCCAACTCAGGACATTGACCCGTCACCGGAGCAAAATGAAAGTCAAGGAAGCTCTGTCCATGTCCCGGGACACGGGCTGTTTAAGTTCAAAGAGCTG CACGAGAACCCATGGACCGTCCCAaacctgctgtgtgtttgtcggaTCGTGCTGTCGCCCTACCTGGGCTACCTCATCATCCACCAACACTTTTACCTCAGCCTGGCTCTGTTCACTATGGCTGGGGCCACAGACatg TTAGACGGCTACATTGCAAGAACATGGCCCAATCAGAAATCAGCGTTGGGCAGTGCACTTGACCCATTGGCTGATAAGATCCTGATCAGTGTTCTGTACGCCAGCCTCACCTATGCTCAGCTCATACCAG CTCCTCTCACGGCTCTGGTGATCTTCAGAGACATCGGTCTGATAGCCGCAGTCTTCTGGGTCAGATACAAGACTGTGCCCCCACCG GTGACCCTCAGTAAATTTTTTAATCCATGTTACACTACAGCCCAGCTCAAACCCACGTTATTCAgcaag gtgAACACAGCCATCCAGCTCCTTCTAGTAGCTGCTTCCCTCGCTGCTCCAGTCTTCAAATACACGGACAGTCTTCTGCTGCAGTCGCTATG GTATGTAACGGCGGTGACGACGGCCGCCTCCGGCTACAGCTACTGGCACTACGGCCGCAAGACGGTCCAGGTACTCAACACCAAATCACCATGA